The segment ATGAAAACCGCAGAACTCGGGAGGCTGGGATGTCACGGATAAATTATACAGAGTCACAATTTCTTTTAAGGCAAGCCGTATGTTTTTGTAAGAGACATTCATTGCCTCCTTCGAATTTGAAGTTCTTGTGTACTGTTATAGCAGTAGGAGAAAAGTTCTTATTGAAAGTGATTCTCACAagtagagaagaagaaatggacGTCAGGCATGGATGTGGAGCTGTTATCATGACTTCTTTCTCCCAGAGAGGACAGCAAGTCTCAATCAGCACTTCCGGTCACATTCTTCAAGACGATGGTATAGAAACACCTGCATAGCAAATGCTACAGAATTACAGACTTCTAAAAGTGAGCTCCTGACAGTCAACATGTGCATGgacaaatttgtgtgtgtgtgtatacataaataGCCACACACTGGTTTGTAGATATAGAGAAATTTtccaaaaacataagaaactgCTAATAATGGTAACCTTGAAGGGAGACAATGGAAAATCagggtgagggaaagaaaaagagaaaaatatcttttacttTGTACTCTTCTATAGAGATTGAATGTTTTACTATAACAATGTATAATTTTTACAGTGTGAAAGTAACACATGATGTTATAAATGTAAAAGTGTATAAGAGAAATTATACATTATACCTACGTATCTGACCTCCAACCATTTACACACTCAATGCACACCACCTGTAAAACCACAAATCTCCTTGAATGTTTAGTTTTAGCTTTTCGTTATAGATTTAAAATTGACATTTAGTGTGAAGGCAGTTAAAGTTGGATCCAGTTCTTATGAAGatagcttttatttaatttataaagaaagataCATTGCAATTTTACTTCAAAAGTACACTTCTTCTGATCAGTTTCCAAAAAGCTTGTTTCACATTCTTGTTCCTCAGACTATAAATGATGGGGTTCAACATAGGGCTTACAAAAGTGTAGAAAACAGCAATAATTTTAGACTGCTCCACTGACTTGTCCGTGGGAGGTCTAACATACATGCAGAACAGCGTCCCATAAAATATAGTCACTGCCACCAGGTGGGACCCACAGGTGGAAAAAGCTTTGTACCTGCCTTCGGCAGAATGCATCCTCAGGATGGCAATGAGTATGAAGATGTAGGAGATGAGGATTATGAGGAGGGAGTTGGAGAGGTTAAATCCTGCTACTACAAACATGGATGTCTCTTTAATGAAAGTGTCAGAGCAGGAGAGCTGGATGAGGGGAGGGTCAGCACAATAGAAGTGATTAATAATATTGGAGTCACAGAAGGTCAAGCGGTAGGTCCACATGGTTTCCATCAGACCACTAAGGAACCCATAAACATATGGACCAACAATCAGGCGAATACAGAGCCCTCTGGACATCTTGCTGCTGTAAAGCAAAGGGTTACAGATGGCCATGTACCTATCATAAGCCATTACAGCCAGCATGTAGTATTCAGTAATCACCATGGCAATGAAAAAATAACACTGGACTAAACAAGCAGCGTAGGAGATGGTTTTCTTCTCTGATAAGAAGTTCACCAACATCTTGGGAGTCACGTTAGTGGAATAGCACAAATCCAAGCAGGACAAACTGGCAAGAAAgtagtacatgggggtgtggaggcgTGAATCCATTGTGATCAATACCAACATCCCGAGGTTCCCCCCCACAGTGACCAGATAGATCAGGAGGAAAAGTAAAAAGAGGATGGGCTGAAGCTCTGGACAGTCTGTTAATCCCAAGAGAACAAATTCGGTCACAAGGGTGGAATTTCCTCTGGCCATTTTCTTAGCTGCCAGCACCGTTCACATACATGAATTAAAATCAAGTAAGAAGTGAGTGAGAAGTCCATCAtagatttcttctctctttctctcattctccatTCTCACGCTCTCCGTCACTCTCACCCGTAACTATTATCAGTGTCTGCAACTGGAGGAGCCGAGACTTTTAGGAAGGTCAGAGCCCCTGTTTGCTAGGTGTATCATGAGCAGATGATTCCCAAGACAGTGGCTCCTGTGACACCAGCTGGTTTTGGAATGGGGGGATTATGACCCAAAGTTTGTCTAGAAATGGATCGAACCTCCAACTGTTGCTTATGGTTCACTATAAAACCATGGGCTTTATCCTTGAGCCCAGGAATGGAGCCAGACCAAATGGTGACATGTTTGAAACCCTTCTGTGTGTGCATATTTAGAAGTTCAGGTTTTGAGACTTACACTCCCTACTGGATGTACTAGAGAGCCCCAAATTACAGGGGTTTGAAGGAAATTATCTGGAAACTCTTTCACTGCTATATCAACAAAACACAGGAAACTGTGGTATTCCTATGCAAATGCACCAAAGATAGAGATCCCAAATCTGAAAATAACAAAGCCCTGTATAAATTACTAATGAAAGAATTTTCATTCAGAAGCCTTTGCATGAATAAAGAAAGGGAGacacaggtgggggaggggagggagagaagtggcCAAAACTTAGattatagttttgtttgtttatccatgCTTTTAATTTATCTCAGAAAGCATTTAAGGGGTTTACAGCACATTTGGCTGTAAGTTTGTGTTACTGATAGAACACAAATTTGACTCTAAATTTTCTAGCAGAATTATGTAAATCAGCTTTCCTCACTACAGAATTACTATGTCcctaatttataaaacaaaacctaATTAAGAGAGATAGAATTATTCTTAGCACAGAATTCAGGTGATACTAATTATAATAAAAGGATTATACTTTTAGATAAGACTGTCAGTTCATTATACTATAaattatagtaaaagaaaaaaataagaaattatttttccaggaGTCTGGAGAATATATTTTGATCCTGGATTCTCAATGTTGTCCtgtgttattttataaatgctaGACTAAATAAGATAAAGGATCAGAATTCAGATGATTCTAGGAGCCATCTGGATAATAAGAATGAGTAAAGTGGGCTGGGCGTAAGGGTGAGCAGAAGTGAACCAAAAAGCCAGCAGCCACGCAGGCCAGTGGAATTTTTACTATACTGTAATGTGGGCCCCATGTTTCAAGATCTTAAGAGTTGAAAATTTAATAGGTGTTAGAATTCATTATTTAATGTGAAACTTACTATTCATAATGTTGGCAAATCATTCAATTTGTAAGCCTATCTTTAACAGAACATCACAAAAGAAGTCCGTAAGCCTGATCCACTGAGCTGCAAATAATATCATTCAATGCCAATGTCACCAACTGTATTTCTGGTATCTAAGCTGTTCCTGGAGATTGAAGCAAGAACTCTCAAAAGTGAGCTACTTTGACTCAGTGATGCCTCCTGGATGTTGTATGATTTAGTCATTGTAAGAAGATAAACTTTGCGCACAGACAGCATTGCACACTACATATGTGCAAGCCACTTTGCTAGGGAAATAGTTAGCTGGTAACAGTGCTTGTCTTGAGAGCACTGTTGGTATCTTCATGGTAAAGGAGTcatttgaagagaaaattaagattatAATGGATAAGTTCAGTAATCAAGATTTGAACAAAGTAACTGTGTTCAGAAATCAGGATAGCATCAAAGAATGATAACCTTTAACTTGGACTTGCAGGATAACtaagaaacttctagaaaagcAAGGGTAGGGAGGGCTTTCAGAAGGCGTTACTAGTACACACAGAGACAGGAGCCTTTCCAGAGAAATCAAAAATATTCCACATAGAGGAAGGGATGGGTTTTCTATTGTGCtacataaaacatttaagaaGTGGTAAGCAGCCAAACAAACTAAAGTCCCGTTCCCGAGCCAAGAAGTGTGATCACTCCTGAAAGCTACAAGGTTGCACATCTCTGATACATATATCTGagggtgtgtgtctgtatgtgctACACCTAAGTTATGGTGATGGATTAGAACCAACATTCCCTGCTAATTTGAAATGGAAGTATTTGCAGCGCTTAAATCTACAACTTCGGCCTTTGAGAAGAAAATACTGTAATTTGAGAATCAGGATTTGTATAAATAGCAAAAGTGCTCTCTCCTCACTCGCCAGAAGGATGAgtccatttggaaaatattcaccTTAGCAGTACATGTAAATCTTCCAATTTTGATGGCATTA is part of the Ailuropoda melanoleuca isolate Jingjing chromosome 16, ASM200744v2, whole genome shotgun sequence genome and harbors:
- the LOC100472046 gene encoding olfactory receptor 1030, encoding MARGNSTLVTEFVLLGLTDCPELQPILFLLFLLIYLVTVGGNLGMLVLITMDSRLHTPMYYFLASLSCLDLCYSTNVTPKMLVNFLSEKKTISYAACLVQCYFFIAMVITEYYMLAVMAYDRYMAICNPLLYSSKMSRGLCIRLIVGPYVYGFLSGLMETMWTYRLTFCDSNIINHFYCADPPLIQLSCSDTFIKETSMFVVAGFNLSNSLLIILISYIFILIAILRMHSAEGRYKAFSTCGSHLVAVTIFYGTLFCMYVRPPTDKSVEQSKIIAVFYTFVSPMLNPIIYSLRNKNVKQAFWKLIRRSVLLK